One Euphorbia lathyris chromosome 1, ddEupLath1.1, whole genome shotgun sequence DNA segment encodes these proteins:
- the LOC136206597 gene encoding probable purine permease 4 — protein MESIVQEGEDPPTPKITIRNQNPSMTQDHQPIIMRTQNQHEEEQEQEEDQKSKTNKRYMFLLVINYLFLFVGSVSSSLLSKFYFIHKGSSRWVSTWVQSAGFPLLLFPIFLPYYIFKCTPRKPFTRFTPKILILSILVGLMLGLNNLLFSWGNSYLPVSTSSLLLSTQLIFNLILSVIIVKQKITFQNLNCVILLTLSSLLLAFTSSHDRPQGLTKTKYFIGFFSTIGAGLLFALYLPIMEKIYKSVYTYEMVMEMQVVMEIAATGLATVGMTTDGGFSEMVRESKFVFDKGEKWYWIGVIGNVVTWQLCFMGTAGLVFLTSSLTGGICMTALLAMNVLGGVLVYGDEFGGVKVVSTLLCGWGFSSYVYGMHLKIKDEKKQKEKQKNIGMEMVIVDQDQTDNA, from the coding sequence ATGGAATCCATTGTACAAGAAGGTGAAGACCCACCTACACCTAAAATTACAATTAGAAATCAAAATCCTTCTATGACTCAAGATCATCAACCCATCATCATGAGAACACAAAATCAacatgaagaagaacaagaacaagaagaagaccAAAAGTCCAAGACAAATAAAAGGTACATGTTCCTTTTAGTTATAAACTATTTATTCCTGTTTGTGGGTTCAGTTTCTTCAAGCTTGCTTTCTAAGTTCTATTTCATCCACAAAGGCTCTAGCAGATGGGTCTCAACATGGGTCCAATCTGCTGGTTTTCCTCTCCTTTTATTCCCCATTTTCCTCCCATATTACATCTTCAAATGCACCCCCAGAAAACCCTTCACTCGTTTCACACCCAAAATTCTAATCTTATCAATCTTAGTCGGCCTTATGTTAGGCCTAAACAACCTCCTCTTCTCCTGGGGCAATTCTTATCTCCCAGTTTCAACATCATCTCTTCTTTTATCAACACAACTTatcttcaacctcatcctctCAGTCATCATTGTCAAACAAAAAATCACCTTTCAAAATCTCAATTGTGTGATCCTTTTAACATTAAGCTCACTCCTCCTAGCATTCACTTCAAGCCATGACAGACCTCAAGGATTAACAAAAACTAAGTACTTCATAGGGTTCTTCTCCACTATAGGGGCTGGTTTATTGTTTGCTCTATACTTACCTATAATGGAGAAGATATATAAAAGTGTATACACTTATGAAATGGTAATGGAAATGCAAGTTGTGATGGAGATTGCAGCCACAGGATTGGCAACAGTGGGGATGACAACAGATGGGGGATTCTCAGAGATGGTAAGAGAGAGTAAGTTTGTGTTTGATAAAGGAGAAAAGTGGTATTGGATAGGTGTAATTGGAAATGTAGTGACATGGCAATTGTGTTTTATGGGAACAGCAGGGTTAGTTTTTTTAACATCTTCACTTACAGGAGGCATATGTATGACTGCACTTTTGGCTATGAATGTTTTAGGAGGAGTTTTGGTTTATGGAGATGAATTTGGGGGTGTTAAAGTGGTTTCAACTTTGCTTTGTGGTTGGGGATTTTCTTCTTATGTTTATGGTATGCATCTTAAAATCAAAGATGAGAAGAAACAAAAGGAGAAACAGAAGAATATTGGGATGGAAATGGTTATTGTGGATCAAGATCAAACAGACAATGCTTGA